The Nicotiana sylvestris chromosome 6, ASM39365v2, whole genome shotgun sequence genomic sequence TTATACATGAATACAGTGACTCATTAGTCATTATCATCCATATTGTTTGTATTTCGCAAATGAGTGCTATATGTCATGCATGTATCTCACACTAGAATGTTCTTGATGTTTTAGAATGTGTAGGTGCATACGATCTATTTTCTTAATCTATCAAAAAGCTTAACAATTTTTGCAATTGTGAGATTCCTGTGAATCTACCCTCAATACTCAGCTTAATCAATTTTATGTCTTCTAATGGTGGGCACAGATCTTAGTGGAGTTAGATGATTTTAGTCAAGCTAAACCTGATGCAATAGCGCATTCAGCTGCCAACATTATATCGCGGCTTAAAGCTGTAGGAGAAAACACCACACAGGCTCTCAGATCTCTCTGTTGGAGATGCAAGGGAATTCAAGTGGAGGTATGACCAATCTTAGTTCCCTGGATATTTTCTAGATGATTAGATTTTGTTTTTCTTCCCTTCTCTTCAGAAATATGATGCTTTAGAATCCATCGAGTGGTTTGCCCTTTTAACAGCCAAATAAAGTGATATAAAAGCAAACGCAACTCTTCCTCCCCTTCTTTCCCCAAACCTCCTTTCCTTGGAATGAGATTGACTTGCATATGCAGGTATTTCCAAATATTGGAGCCATTTTTTAAAAATGGTAGACAACTGATCGATTTTGTTACTTTCCTACATCATTGAAATGGAAACTAGTCTGCTGCTTTTGTGTGCCCCCAGCACGTACTTGATGCTATTATTGTGAATAAAATACTCTCTCTTACACGTGCGAGCAGACACACAATGTAGCCATCATTTAACTGCTTGTTTTCTGATGTTTTATTGTTTATTCATTTGTTGTTATTTTTCTAATACGAGAACATATCCTTCTTGCGGTCTGTTTGATGCATTAACATGGAACTGTAAGACTTGAACCACATCACTGTTTAGGGTGATGTCCCTGTCCCACTGGCTACTTCATCTTACTTCTTTTTGCCATGTATGACAGGAAGTGGCTCTGATTGGTGTAGACAGCCTTGGTTTTGACCTGAGAGTTTGCTCTGGAGCACAAGTTCAGACACTGCGGTTTTCCTTTAAAAAGCAGGTATGATATTTATAATACTTGTGTTTTGATTTTGAGATTCAAACTTCATTTCCAGTTTTGCTGCATATCTGCTGAGCTCAAATGAACTGTTGTCAATGTGGATTACCATATCTTTGATACATACCTGACATGCAGGCTTAGTTTACGTGTAAAACCAGAATGAATATTTATTATCGAGATCGAATGGAGAGAAGTGCTTCTGCTTATTAATCATATTTGCTATTTTAGACCACAAGCTTTTGGTTTTTGAGAATCACTTTGTGCTACTTCCAAGTTCCAAAACAGTAACTATTTCATTTTCCTGTAAAAGTAATAGAACATTCTATTTGCAGGCCTCCTCGGAGTATAGTGCTGAAAGACAATTAAATGATCTGCTGTATCCAAGGTTCCACCCTAAGTTACAGAAGCAAGAAACTCACCAAGCTGAATCATGAAAAATTTAGACTACAAAAAGTCTACAGTATCTATAGATTTTGTTGTAGTTTTGGCTCAAAACTGTATACAGAATGTAAAGACTCTTTGTTCCATCCCATCATATTATTTATTCGGTGGAGGTCATAACTATCTCCCTTTACTGTTCTTGTGACCTCCATAGTCCCATTATAATGCAATTTTGGTTAATATATCTTTTGAATAAATTTCTGTCTGTGCTAGACTTTGCAAGGTGCTTTCCATAACCAGTTGGGCCAAGTGTTTTATCATCTTAGAGCAATTAGCTACATCTGATTTTGCTGATGCAGCTCCTTCCATGTCATGATGTTTTATCAGGAAGCATGCACAGTCAATAGTATTTTAAGTTAAATATTGGACCCACACAACATTATCATATCACAAACTTCAACAAGAAGTATATAAGAACCACGGTGTCCAGGTAAAAACCTGTCCAAAGATCACATCTTTTGATATGTCTTGATAAACATTAAACCGCATGGCTATGTTATTGAAACCTAGAATAAACACTTCATAGAAAATAAATCCTTGTCTTCTCTTATTATGAAAACAGAATTAAGTAACTCTCACTAACAACTTTTCGTATAAGTCTCATATGCCAGTTGAGCAGTGAGAAGATCAACAACAGCAGAACCAACAGATTTAAACACAGTAATCTCCTCAGCAGTTGTTCTGCCGTTCTTTTCTCCCTTGATCAATTCCAACAAGTTCCCAGCAATCTCATCCCTTGTAATAACCCCTCTCTCAAATGCACCTACTAATTCCCCTGCCTCTACCAACGCAGCCTCGTTATCAACAAACACTTTCCCCCTCTTCAACGCTTCATCATCGCACTCTCTCATCGAATGCTTAAATGATCCAACCAAATCCAAATGCGCCCCTTCTTTAAGCTTCTCCCCCTTCACCAATGGCGTCTCCGAATTCGTTGCACAACTCACTATATCTCCCAACTCCACAACTTCCTCAAGACACCCATTACTCTCAAAACTCACCCCTTCAAATCCACCTTCACTTTGCAATTTTTCAATCACCCATTTTGCCTTTTCAGCAGTTCTGTTCCATACTATCACTTTCTTCAAATTTGGCCTAACTGTTAGATGTGCCTTGATCAAGTGTGGTGCTAAAGTACCAGCACCAATCATCAAAAGGGTTTCAGAATCGTGTCTTGATAAGAAGTTAGAAGCTAAAGCTGAGATGCAAGCAGTTCGGTAGACAGTGAGTTCAGTGGCATCCATAGTAGCTAAGGTTTGTCCAGTGATGGAATTGAAAAGAACATAACTTGCGTGAACCCCAGGTAAATTTTGGGTGGAATTGTTGGGGTGATAAGTGACTAGCTTGACACCAATATAGGGAAGTGAAGGGGAACAAGACCAAGAAGGCATAAGGAGGAGAGAAGTGGAAGGGCTTGTTTGGTGGGCATGGCGAAGAGGGGATTGAGTGGTGGAAGTTAAGGTAGGGAGGGAAAATTGAAGGTGGTCGATGAGGGATTTGTGAGAAAGGAGGGTATGGAGAGTGGCGGAGGAGATGAAGACCGGTGGTGGTGTCATGGTGGTGGGTACAGTGGATTGGGATTTTCGTGTTTCTTTTTGGTGGCAATGGAATTGTGTATTTCAGGAGAAATGGACGACGACTCGGTAGTTGGGTACTTGGGTTCCTTGATAATTCTTTATTGGAATTTTTGTATATTtatacactattggaaactttattacattttctactcaagtttcaatttaattaccttctatatataaatttatcaattatatacactttagaaattaaatgagtatccctttatattagGAATTTATTATTTCTCATCCGTATTCTCTCTCCCTcctaccctctctctctctccgtCTCTCTCTCTCCTGCTCTCTCTTC encodes the following:
- the LOC104248349 gene encoding protein SAR DEFICIENT 4; this translates as MTPPPVFISSATLHTLLSHKSLIDHLQFSLPTLTSTTQSPLRHAHQTSPSTSLLLMPSWSCSPSLPYIGVKLVTYHPNNSTQNLPGVHASYVLFNSITGQTLATMDATELTVYRTACISALASNFLSRHDSETLLMIGAGTLAPHLIKAHLTVRPNLKKVIVWNRTAEKAKWVIEKLQSEGGFEGVSFESNGCLEEVVELGDIVSCATNSETPLVKGEKLKEGAHLDLVGSFKHSMRECDDEALKRGKVFVDNEAALVEAGELVGAFERGVITRDEIAGNLLELIKGEKNGRTTAEEITVFKSVGSAVVDLLTAQLAYETYTKSC